A window of Myxococcus xanthus contains these coding sequences:
- a CDS encoding TolB family protein — protein MRGLERLQRSWPWRARCLTALAVLGVGCSGRCGGTSGSGPLSKEEARSIPGAVIFLSERAGQKDVWKVSPDGVETQLTRGEEDEYPGPLSPDGKSLLVITATEEGGLHRQQMRVLPLDGKSPAVPLHPPRARARNASWAPDGTWLVAESDAEGFSDVVRLEPREGGPEVRLTQVPQGCFEPAVSPDGKEVAFVCSREGDPEVYVANADGSGERRLTFFHHEDRTPKWSPDGKWLVIVSDRERKDRLYFLRPDGSDLRAVSGESFEGDEREAAWSPDGQRLVYVSRLPDGNARIWMVAVAGGAPVALTDGKHRDDMPAWSPDGKYLAFVSERQGDTDVYVMRADGSGQTRLTTAKGPDWLPRWAPTR, from the coding sequence ATGCGGGGCCTTGAACGGCTTCAACGTTCCTGGCCGTGGCGGGCGCGGTGTCTGACCGCGCTCGCCGTGCTCGGTGTCGGATGTTCCGGCCGGTGTGGCGGGACGTCCGGCTCCGGGCCGCTGTCCAAGGAGGAGGCTCGCTCCATTCCAGGCGCGGTCATCTTCTTGTCGGAGCGGGCAGGGCAGAAGGATGTCTGGAAGGTGAGTCCGGACGGTGTGGAGACGCAGCTGACGCGCGGCGAGGAGGACGAGTACCCCGGTCCCCTGTCGCCGGACGGCAAGTCGCTGCTCGTCATCACCGCGACGGAGGAGGGCGGGCTGCACCGCCAGCAGATGCGGGTCCTGCCGCTGGATGGCAAGAGCCCGGCGGTACCGCTGCACCCGCCCCGGGCGCGTGCGCGCAACGCGAGCTGGGCGCCGGATGGCACCTGGTTGGTGGCCGAGTCCGACGCGGAGGGCTTCAGTGACGTGGTGCGCCTGGAGCCCCGTGAGGGGGGGCCGGAGGTGCGCCTCACGCAGGTGCCACAAGGCTGCTTCGAGCCGGCGGTGTCTCCGGATGGGAAGGAGGTGGCCTTCGTATGCAGCCGCGAGGGCGACCCCGAAGTCTACGTGGCGAACGCGGACGGCAGTGGTGAGCGCCGCCTCACCTTCTTCCACCATGAGGACCGCACGCCGAAGTGGAGCCCGGACGGCAAGTGGCTCGTCATCGTCAGCGATCGCGAGCGCAAGGACCGGCTGTACTTCCTCCGTCCGGACGGTTCGGACCTGCGCGCCGTGTCGGGCGAGTCCTTCGAGGGCGACGAGCGTGAGGCCGCCTGGAGTCCGGATGGGCAACGACTGGTCTACGTGAGCCGTCTGCCGGATGGGAACGCCCGCATCTGGATGGTGGCGGTGGCGGGCGGCGCGCCGGTGGCCCTGACGGACGGCAAGCACCGGGACGACATGCCCGCGTGGAGTCCGGACGGGAAGTACCTGGCCTTCGTGTCCGAGCGCCAGGGCGACACGGACGTGTACGTCATGCGCGCGGATGGCAGCGGGCAGACGCGTCTGACGACCGCCAAGGGGCCGGACTGGCTGCCGCGCTGGGCCCCTACGCGCTGA
- a CDS encoding metallophosphoesterase, producing MRLFGIGDTHLPSTRQKDMHRFGWSEHPLPLQRAWDERVAPEDVVIVAGDISWATRAHEVMDDLAWLDARPGRKVLVRGNHDYWWGDSASKLRKLLEPFRTLEGFLHNNAVVMGPWVIAGSRLWTAPEAPPMPGGEMGDEAADTGYVERETRRLTASMEDAKKKEAASPTPLVRVVAVHFPPVYANEKSTAFSEPIEAFGPKVCVYGHLHAAGIAAGFTGERGGVRYVLASCDAAGFAPVLLDEV from the coding sequence ATGCGGCTCTTCGGAATCGGCGACACCCACCTGCCCTCCACGCGACAGAAGGACATGCACCGCTTCGGGTGGTCCGAGCACCCCCTGCCGCTGCAGCGCGCGTGGGATGAGCGGGTGGCTCCGGAGGACGTGGTCATCGTGGCGGGGGACATCTCCTGGGCCACGCGGGCCCACGAGGTGATGGACGACCTGGCGTGGCTGGACGCGCGCCCGGGGCGCAAGGTGCTGGTGCGCGGCAACCACGACTACTGGTGGGGTGACTCCGCCTCCAAGCTGCGCAAGCTGCTGGAGCCCTTCCGAACCCTGGAGGGCTTCCTCCACAACAACGCCGTCGTCATGGGCCCGTGGGTGATTGCGGGCAGCCGGCTGTGGACCGCGCCGGAGGCGCCGCCCATGCCCGGTGGGGAGATGGGGGACGAGGCGGCGGACACCGGCTATGTGGAGCGGGAGACGCGCCGGCTGACGGCCTCCATGGAGGACGCGAAGAAGAAGGAGGCAGCCAGCCCCACGCCGCTGGTGCGCGTGGTGGCCGTGCACTTCCCGCCGGTGTACGCGAACGAGAAGTCCACCGCCTTCAGCGAGCCCATCGAAGCCTTCGGACCGAAGGTGTGCGTCTATGGCCACTTGCACGCGGCGGGCATTGCCGCGGGCTTCACGGGTGAGCGCGGCGGCGTACGCTACGTGCTGGCCTCGTGTGACGCGGCGGGCTTCGCCCCGGTGCTGCTCGACGAGGTGTGA
- a CDS encoding hybrid sensor histidine kinase/response regulator, giving the protein MLDDSPVESQAICRALEPYCKVTGFLDGASLLESLTQGPVPEVLVLDWHLPGMSGLEVCRFVRSNPATEHIPVLLITGNTRAEDVVEGLSAGANDYVFKPFRPVEFAARVQALAQWERSRRKTLEDERARRRRLEGTLTEVQAAEERAWRSELRFRLAARATRDAVWEWDPRTGLMDWTSGLHEVFGYAPGTIRDEHRWWEERLHPDDRARVVASLQATVEGPEHEWQDTYRFQRGDGSWAYVADRCHIIRDAQDNATQVVGAMQDVTERHEAEAARARLLELERGAREESDRQRAMLATLFEQVPALLGVLSVPDQRCVVANARLRQRFGQRQLVGRTLREALPELEGQNVLELLDTVFATGEPFSARELPVRIAQVPGALPPEGYFDFMYQPMRDASGRLAAVILFAVEVTDSVLARHKESELAQQMKARADFERQLIGIVSHDLRNPLGAISLAVSMMLQRGLLDERQARQAQRIRSSADRATRMIRDLLDFTRARQGTGLPVYPQPMDLHEVVRTVLDEVHAGWPDRHLETERTGDGVGTWDPDRLAQLIGNLVGNALQYSPPGTPVRVTSRGDDDGVVLEVHNLGPAIPLERQPRIFEPLERATVRPEDQGRRSIGLGLYIVRSIVLAHGGTVEARSQEETGTTFTVRLPRHAPTALPLHELTAPSAWDGA; this is encoded by the coding sequence GTGCTCGACGACAGTCCGGTAGAGAGCCAGGCCATCTGCCGCGCGCTGGAGCCCTACTGCAAGGTCACCGGGTTCTTGGACGGAGCCTCGCTGCTGGAATCCCTGACGCAGGGGCCCGTGCCCGAGGTGCTCGTGCTGGACTGGCACCTGCCCGGCATGTCGGGCCTGGAGGTCTGCCGCTTCGTCCGGAGCAATCCCGCAACCGAGCACATCCCCGTCCTGCTCATCACCGGGAACACGCGCGCGGAGGACGTGGTGGAGGGCCTGTCCGCGGGGGCCAACGACTATGTCTTCAAGCCCTTCCGCCCGGTGGAGTTCGCCGCGCGCGTCCAGGCCCTGGCGCAGTGGGAGCGCAGCCGGCGCAAGACGTTGGAGGATGAACGGGCGCGACGCCGGCGGCTGGAAGGCACGCTGACGGAGGTCCAGGCCGCCGAGGAGCGCGCCTGGCGCAGCGAGCTGCGCTTCCGGCTGGCGGCGCGCGCCACGCGGGACGCGGTGTGGGAGTGGGACCCGCGCACGGGCCTCATGGATTGGACGAGCGGACTGCACGAAGTCTTCGGCTACGCCCCCGGCACCATCCGGGACGAGCATCGCTGGTGGGAGGAACGGCTGCACCCGGACGACCGCGCGCGCGTCGTCGCCAGCCTCCAGGCCACCGTGGAGGGCCCCGAGCACGAGTGGCAGGACACCTACCGTTTCCAGCGCGGAGACGGCTCCTGGGCCTACGTGGCGGACCGCTGCCACATCATCCGCGACGCGCAGGACAACGCGACGCAGGTGGTGGGCGCCATGCAGGACGTCACCGAGCGCCACGAGGCCGAGGCCGCCCGGGCCCGGCTGCTGGAGCTGGAGCGCGGCGCCCGGGAGGAGTCGGACCGGCAGCGCGCCATGCTGGCCACGCTCTTCGAACAGGTGCCCGCGCTGCTCGGCGTGCTGAGCGTGCCGGACCAGCGCTGCGTGGTGGCCAACGCGCGTCTGAGGCAGCGCTTCGGCCAGCGGCAGTTGGTGGGCCGCACGCTCCGCGAGGCCCTGCCGGAGCTGGAGGGCCAGAACGTCCTCGAGCTGCTGGATACCGTCTTCGCCACTGGCGAGCCCTTCAGCGCGCGGGAGCTGCCCGTGCGCATCGCCCAGGTGCCCGGCGCCCTTCCGCCGGAAGGCTACTTCGACTTCATGTACCAGCCGATGCGGGACGCCAGCGGACGGCTGGCCGCCGTCATCCTGTTCGCGGTGGAAGTCACGGACTCCGTCCTGGCGCGGCACAAGGAGTCGGAGCTGGCGCAGCAGATGAAGGCCCGCGCGGACTTCGAGCGGCAGCTCATCGGCATCGTCAGCCACGACCTGCGCAACCCACTGGGGGCCATCAGCCTGGCGGTGTCCATGATGCTCCAGCGCGGACTGCTGGATGAGCGGCAGGCGCGTCAGGCGCAGCGCATCCGGAGCTCGGCGGACCGCGCGACGCGGATGATTCGCGACCTGCTCGACTTCACCCGCGCGCGTCAGGGAACGGGGCTTCCGGTGTACCCGCAGCCCATGGACCTGCACGAAGTCGTTCGCACGGTGCTGGACGAGGTGCACGCCGGCTGGCCCGACCGTCACCTGGAGACGGAACGCACCGGAGATGGCGTGGGCACGTGGGACCCGGACCGGCTTGCGCAGCTCATTGGCAACCTGGTGGGCAACGCCTTGCAGTACAGCCCGCCCGGCACGCCCGTGCGGGTGACGTCCCGAGGCGATGACGACGGCGTCGTGCTGGAGGTCCACAACCTGGGCCCGGCGATTCCCCTGGAGCGGCAGCCGCGCATCTTCGAGCCGCTGGAGCGCGCCACGGTGCGCCCGGAGGACCAGGGCCGGCGCAGCATCGGCCTGGGACTCTACATCGTGCGCAGCATCGTCCTGGCCCACGGCGGCACGGTGGAGGCCCGCTCCCAGGAGGAGACGGGCACCACCTTCAC
- a CDS encoding potassium transporter Kup, which translates to MLQARVQLKRGFVKATTTGVPGGEDVKKGPDTFKRSALLALGALGIVYGDIGTSPLYALRECFTGAHGIPPTPANVLGVLSLIFWSLIIVVSVKYLLLVMKADNRGEGGILAMMALVMQRQRAQPSHRSRPMLITLGIFGAALLYGDGIITPAITVLSAVEGLHVATAVFDPYVIPIALVILVALFLVQRHGTADIGAVFGPVMCIWFLTLAGLGVKELVHNPAVLGALSPWHAVELFRHNHLHGFLVLGGVFLVVTGCEALYADMGHFGRKPIQLAWFSMVLPALMLNYLGQGALLLRDASAARNPFFLLAPSWLLYPLVALATVAGVIASQALIAGVFSLTRQAMQLGYSPRMEVVHTSAEEMGQIYLPGLNWALLVGVVALVLGFRSSSALASAYGIAVSTAMVITTLMAYVVARELWGVRRWVAIPVVGLFLSVELAFFGANAVKVADGGWFPLLMAVVVFTLMTTWKRGRDILAAKLRASSIPLKVLLGSFGDHPPVRVPGTAIFMTGNAEGTPPALLHNLKHNKVLHEQVVLLTILSEELPHVPHSERVEVEPLEQGFVRVVARYGFMENPGIPDVLKRCREKGLQFQLMGTSFFLGRETLIPTKRPGMAVWREALFAWMSRNARSATAYFRIPPNRVVELGAQVEL; encoded by the coding sequence TTGCTCCAGGCCCGGGTTCAGCTAAAGCGCGGCTTCGTGAAAGCGACCACCACCGGAGTGCCGGGCGGCGAAGACGTCAAAAAGGGCCCGGACACCTTCAAGCGCTCGGCGCTGCTGGCCCTCGGGGCCTTGGGCATCGTCTACGGCGATATCGGCACGAGCCCGCTGTACGCGTTGCGGGAGTGCTTCACGGGGGCGCATGGGATTCCGCCGACGCCCGCGAACGTGCTGGGGGTGCTGTCGCTCATCTTCTGGTCGCTCATCATCGTCGTGTCGGTGAAGTACCTGCTGCTGGTGATGAAGGCGGACAACCGGGGCGAAGGCGGCATCCTGGCGATGATGGCGCTGGTGATGCAGCGGCAGCGCGCGCAGCCGTCCCACCGGTCGCGTCCGATGTTGATTACGCTGGGCATTTTCGGCGCGGCGCTCCTTTATGGAGACGGCATCATCACGCCGGCCATCACCGTGCTCAGTGCGGTGGAAGGCCTGCATGTGGCCACGGCCGTCTTCGACCCCTACGTCATCCCCATCGCCCTGGTCATCCTGGTGGCGCTCTTCCTGGTGCAGCGGCACGGCACCGCGGACATCGGCGCCGTGTTCGGTCCCGTCATGTGCATCTGGTTCCTCACACTCGCCGGGCTCGGCGTGAAGGAGCTGGTGCACAACCCGGCGGTGCTGGGGGCGCTGTCGCCCTGGCACGCGGTGGAGCTGTTCCGCCACAACCACCTGCATGGCTTCCTGGTGCTGGGCGGCGTGTTCCTGGTGGTGACGGGCTGTGAGGCCCTCTACGCGGACATGGGCCACTTCGGCCGCAAGCCCATCCAACTGGCGTGGTTCTCCATGGTGCTGCCGGCGCTGATGCTCAACTACCTGGGGCAGGGGGCGCTGCTGCTGCGCGACGCGAGCGCCGCGCGCAATCCCTTCTTCCTGCTGGCGCCGTCCTGGCTGCTGTACCCGCTGGTGGCGCTGGCCACGGTGGCGGGCGTCATCGCCTCGCAGGCGCTCATCGCGGGGGTGTTCTCCCTGACGCGCCAGGCGATGCAGCTGGGCTACAGCCCGCGCATGGAGGTGGTGCACACCTCGGCGGAGGAGATGGGGCAAATCTACCTGCCCGGTCTGAACTGGGCGCTGCTGGTGGGCGTGGTGGCGCTGGTGCTGGGCTTCCGCTCCTCCAGCGCGCTGGCGTCGGCGTACGGCATCGCGGTGTCCACGGCCATGGTCATCACCACCCTGATGGCCTACGTGGTGGCCCGGGAGCTGTGGGGCGTGCGGCGGTGGGTGGCCATTCCCGTGGTGGGTCTGTTCCTGTCCGTGGAGCTGGCCTTCTTTGGCGCCAACGCGGTGAAGGTGGCGGACGGCGGCTGGTTCCCGCTGCTGATGGCTGTCGTCGTCTTCACGCTGATGACGACGTGGAAGCGGGGGCGCGACATCCTGGCGGCCAAGCTGCGCGCGTCCAGCATCCCCCTGAAGGTGCTGCTGGGCAGCTTCGGCGACCACCCTCCGGTGCGGGTGCCGGGCACGGCCATCTTCATGACGGGCAACGCGGAAGGCACCCCGCCCGCGCTGCTGCACAACCTCAAGCACAACAAGGTGTTGCACGAGCAGGTGGTGCTGCTGACCATCCTCTCCGAGGAGCTGCCGCACGTGCCGCACAGCGAGCGCGTGGAGGTGGAGCCGCTGGAGCAGGGCTTCGTGCGCGTGGTGGCGCGCTACGGCTTCATGGAGAACCCGGGCATCCCCGACGTGCTGAAGCGCTGCCGCGAGAAGGGGCTCCAGTTCCAACTGATGGGCACCAGCTTCTTCCTGGGACGGGAGACGCTGATTCCCACCAAGCGCCCGGGCATGGCCGTGTGGCGCGAGGCGCTGTTCGCCTGGATGAGCCGCAACGCGCGCAGCGCCACCGCGTACTTCCGCATCCCGCCCAACCGGGTGGTGGAGCTGGGCGCGCAGGTGGAGTTGTAG
- a CDS encoding N-acetylmuramoyl-L-alanine amidase, with the protein MHVLRKTFAVTAAAMALAACGPQPETSPEETAPESQVPAGAVDDAARAVADAARRTPNELDAQFTKAAGEFNVPVSLLKAISYAETRWEHVRGEEEFEGRPAAFGLLALRGQLITDGAALAGVSADAVRDEPLANLRAGAALLSKYADEAGIDRADLGAWAPVAVRLTDISDPDIQAHYIHNDVYSVLREGAGAFTPAGKVAVSLEATQVEPKFALPKMQALAAGPDYAASIWRPSPNYNARPAGIGQQMVVIHTCEGGYSGCWSWLTNSAAGVSAHYVVNESGTEVSQLVRESSRAWHVAAAYRSSLNGGVKSNLNGRSTNDFSIGIEHGGYASSASFSTGMITTSAKLTCNITRDQGIPRDSYHIVAHGRLQPETRTDPGPNWPWSTYISKIRSECGDGGGGTNPVIVVDSNNANNDSSKGYIAVPSTWARGTSAGYYGNDYYYASTQPVSEPAVFHFHMPAAGSRTIQAWWVQGTNRSPAAPFMITHAGGNSTVTVNQQTNGSKWVTLGTYNFNAGWNKVQLSRWATEGYVVMADALRIQ; encoded by the coding sequence ATGCACGTGTTGCGCAAGACGTTCGCGGTGACGGCCGCGGCCATGGCCCTGGCGGCCTGTGGCCCCCAGCCCGAAACGTCTCCGGAAGAAACAGCACCTGAGTCGCAGGTTCCCGCAGGCGCGGTGGACGACGCCGCCCGCGCGGTGGCCGACGCGGCTCGCCGCACGCCCAACGAACTGGACGCGCAGTTCACGAAGGCCGCTGGTGAGTTCAACGTTCCGGTGAGCCTGCTCAAGGCCATCTCCTACGCGGAGACGCGCTGGGAGCACGTCCGCGGCGAGGAGGAGTTCGAGGGCCGCCCGGCGGCCTTTGGTCTGCTGGCCCTGCGCGGTCAGCTCATCACCGACGGCGCCGCCCTGGCGGGTGTGTCCGCGGACGCGGTGCGTGACGAGCCGCTGGCCAACCTGCGCGCCGGCGCTGCGCTGCTGTCGAAGTACGCCGATGAGGCGGGCATCGACCGCGCGGACCTGGGCGCGTGGGCCCCGGTGGCCGTGCGCCTGACGGACATCTCCGACCCGGACATCCAGGCGCACTACATCCACAACGACGTGTACTCGGTGCTGCGCGAGGGCGCGGGCGCCTTCACGCCGGCGGGCAAGGTGGCTGTGTCGCTGGAGGCCACCCAGGTCGAGCCGAAGTTCGCCCTGCCGAAGATGCAGGCCCTTGCGGCCGGCCCGGACTACGCGGCCTCCATCTGGCGCCCGTCGCCCAACTACAACGCGCGGCCCGCTGGCATCGGTCAGCAAATGGTCGTCATCCACACCTGTGAGGGTGGCTACTCGGGTTGCTGGAGCTGGCTGACCAACTCCGCCGCGGGAGTGAGCGCGCACTACGTGGTCAACGAGAGCGGCACCGAGGTGTCGCAGCTCGTGCGTGAGTCGAGCCGCGCTTGGCACGTGGCCGCTGCCTACCGCAGCAGCCTCAACGGCGGCGTCAAGTCGAACCTCAACGGCCGGTCGACGAACGACTTCTCCATCGGCATCGAGCACGGTGGCTACGCCAGCTCGGCCTCGTTCTCCACGGGGATGATCACCACCTCCGCCAAGCTGACGTGCAACATCACCCGGGACCAGGGCATCCCGCGCGACAGCTACCACATCGTGGCGCACGGCCGGCTGCAGCCGGAGACCCGCACGGACCCGGGCCCCAACTGGCCGTGGTCCACGTACATCAGCAAGATTCGCAGCGAGTGTGGTGACGGCGGCGGTGGAACGAACCCGGTCATCGTCGTGGACAGCAACAACGCCAACAACGACTCCAGCAAGGGCTACATCGCGGTGCCGTCCACCTGGGCGCGTGGCACCAGCGCGGGCTACTACGGCAACGACTACTACTACGCCTCCACGCAGCCCGTCTCCGAGCCGGCGGTGTTCCACTTCCACATGCCTGCGGCGGGCAGCCGGACCATCCAGGCCTGGTGGGTGCAGGGCACCAACCGCTCTCCCGCGGCGCCCTTCATGATTACGCACGCGGGCGGCAACAGCACGGTGACGGTGAACCAGCAGACCAACGGCAGCAAGTGGGTGACGCTGGGCACCTACAACTTCAACGCCGGCTGGAACAAGGTGCAGCTGAGCCGCTGGGCCACCGAAGGCTACGTCGTCATGGCGGACGCCCTCCGGATTCAGTGA
- a CDS encoding sensor histidine kinase: protein MLEAILQVSPLAIHLMDVDGTVRLWNPAAERLFGWSREDVLGHRAPWATDARWEKFRRHQEQATQGMEPPCLELELHRRDGTPLHVELWAAPMPPATTGPAQCLGMLVDVTERRRGEAHRRLLSEASEVLGSSLEQDATLEHLVRLAVPACADSCRVFLEDAPGEVRCVASAGLDAREPLNAGTPLVPDEAAVSRIIASGEPALHDAEPPSWLGVPLAWPGRKGAALVFSRTGRTFDARDVALARELARRASLALDHVRQYHEACQAIRAREELLAIASHELKSPLSALQLQVQNLRTALERSPDAVPRERLHRGLDLMGRQAKRQAKLIDALLDVSRIHAGRLELNPEPVDLGALVREVAERLEPELAGAGTRLTLTLPLEAHGYWDRLRLDQVLTNLVSNAMKYGRGNPVQVTLSSTQAHVRLDVRDAGIGIAPEHLHRLFHRFERAVSGRDYSGVGLGLWIVREVVEAMGGHVTVSSELGVGSTFTVVLPRARG from the coding sequence ATGCTGGAAGCCATCCTCCAGGTCTCCCCCCTGGCCATCCACCTGATGGACGTGGATGGCACGGTGCGGCTGTGGAACCCCGCCGCCGAGCGGCTCTTCGGCTGGAGCCGGGAGGACGTGCTTGGCCACCGCGCCCCCTGGGCCACCGACGCCCGCTGGGAGAAGTTCCGCCGCCATCAGGAGCAGGCCACGCAGGGCATGGAGCCGCCCTGTCTGGAGCTGGAGCTCCACCGGCGAGATGGCACGCCCCTCCATGTGGAGCTGTGGGCGGCGCCCATGCCACCGGCCACCACCGGTCCCGCCCAGTGCCTGGGCATGCTGGTGGACGTCACCGAGCGGCGCCGGGGCGAGGCCCACCGACGGCTCCTGTCAGAGGCCAGTGAAGTCCTCGGCTCCAGCCTGGAGCAGGACGCGACGCTGGAGCACCTGGTGCGGCTCGCCGTGCCTGCCTGCGCGGATTCCTGCCGCGTGTTCCTCGAAGATGCCCCGGGCGAGGTGCGATGCGTGGCGTCCGCGGGCCTGGATGCACGGGAGCCCCTGAATGCGGGTACGCCTCTCGTCCCGGACGAAGCGGCGGTGTCGCGAATCATCGCGTCCGGAGAGCCGGCGCTGCACGACGCGGAGCCGCCGTCCTGGCTGGGCGTGCCGCTGGCGTGGCCGGGGCGGAAGGGCGCCGCGCTTGTCTTCTCGCGCACCGGACGGACCTTCGACGCGCGGGACGTGGCACTGGCGCGGGAGTTGGCGCGCCGGGCGTCACTCGCCCTGGACCACGTGCGCCAGTACCACGAGGCGTGCCAGGCCATCCGCGCGCGCGAGGAGCTCTTGGCCATCGCCAGCCATGAGCTGAAGTCCCCCCTCAGCGCGCTCCAGCTCCAGGTGCAGAACCTGCGCACCGCGCTGGAGCGCTCACCGGACGCCGTCCCCCGGGAGCGGCTGCACCGGGGGCTGGACCTGATGGGCCGGCAGGCGAAGCGTCAGGCGAAGCTCATCGACGCGCTGCTGGACGTGTCGCGCATCCACGCCGGACGGCTGGAGCTGAACCCGGAGCCGGTGGACCTGGGCGCCCTGGTCCGCGAAGTGGCGGAGCGCCTCGAGCCGGAGCTGGCGGGCGCGGGCACGCGCCTGACGTTGACACTGCCGTTGGAGGCCCACGGCTACTGGGACCGGCTGCGACTGGACCAGGTGCTCACCAACCTGGTGTCCAACGCCATGAAGTACGGGCGGGGCAACCCCGTCCAGGTGACGCTGTCCAGCACCCAGGCCCACGTGCGCCTGGACGTGCGCGACGCGGGCATCGGCATCGCGCCGGAGCACCTGCACCGCCTCTTCCACCGCTTCGAGCGCGCCGTGTCCGGCCGGGACTACAGCGGCGTCGGCCTGGGGCTGTGGATTGTCCGCGAGGTGGTGGAGGCCATGGGCGGCCACGTCACCGTGAGCAGCGAGCTGGGCGTGGGCTCCACCTTCACCGTCGTGCTGCCGCGGGCGCGCGGGTGA
- a CDS encoding DUF2378 family protein: MPSNKAELEARLAAVHPGDSVRGLFFKSVLSLVQQQAGLAALETVRQGALGAAYTDLLTYPARDFLTLLYRAADALEPLLGPEDAVFHACGEKDVTRFSTGPGMLIFGIISRGDPQKLFAGAQMGYGAAVSYGSRDYVPTGPTSGTLHMRRDMLPPAYHEGILTGALKVLGLQGTARATPRGIDSADYDIQWA, from the coding sequence ATGCCGTCCAACAAGGCGGAGCTCGAGGCCCGGCTCGCGGCCGTGCACCCCGGTGATTCGGTGCGCGGGCTGTTCTTCAAGTCGGTGCTCAGCCTCGTCCAGCAGCAGGCGGGCCTGGCGGCACTGGAGACAGTGCGCCAGGGGGCGCTGGGCGCGGCGTACACCGACCTGCTCACGTACCCGGCGCGGGACTTCCTGACGCTCCTCTACCGCGCGGCGGACGCGCTGGAGCCGCTGCTGGGGCCCGAGGACGCCGTCTTCCACGCCTGCGGAGAGAAGGACGTGACGCGCTTCTCCACCGGGCCAGGCATGCTCATCTTCGGAATCATCTCCCGCGGGGACCCGCAGAAGCTCTTCGCGGGCGCGCAGATGGGCTACGGCGCGGCCGTCAGCTACGGCAGCCGCGACTACGTGCCCACCGGCCCCACCTCCGGCACGCTGCACATGCGCCGGGACATGCTGCCGCCCGCCTACCACGAGGGCATCCTCACCGGCGCGCTGAAGGTGCTGGGCCTGCAAGGCACCGCGCGCGCGACGCCGCGAGGCATCGACAGCGCGGACTACGACATCCAGTGGGCTTGA
- a CDS encoding acyl-CoA desaturase, with the protein MAPFQKERAMAETGNTRWGTARLDGGKVLRWSLLHVGALVGGTCFFSWSAVAVFAGMTAVTMCLGVSVGLHRGLIHRAFRASAPVERALALLGTLAGLGGPIAMSRMHDLRDFHQNQPEADCPPYFGYREGFTRAMAYALFHTWHPRSGAADVPAAPHVTQDVFFRGLERAGLWLQVPLALALYALGGAPWVAWGILVRLALTQDGFWCVHYVSHVEGEQPYELPGCAEQGRNAGWLALLSMGESWHNTHHVYPASAQMGLGWRQPDPGWWAVRGLAALRLVHDVKSLAHLPPRPGARTRRPEPHRTRRLCVLALRRA; encoded by the coding sequence ATGGCGCCCTTCCAAAAGGAGCGGGCCATGGCGGAGACGGGCAACACGCGGTGGGGAACGGCGAGGCTGGACGGAGGCAAGGTGCTGCGCTGGAGCCTCCTGCACGTGGGAGCGCTGGTCGGGGGCACCTGTTTCTTCTCGTGGAGCGCGGTGGCGGTGTTCGCCGGGATGACCGCGGTGACGATGTGCCTGGGCGTGTCGGTGGGCCTGCATCGGGGACTCATCCACCGGGCCTTTCGTGCCTCGGCGCCCGTGGAGCGCGCGTTGGCGCTGCTCGGCACCCTGGCCGGCCTGGGCGGCCCCATCGCGATGAGCCGCATGCATGACCTGCGCGACTTCCACCAGAACCAGCCGGAAGCGGACTGTCCCCCCTACTTCGGCTACCGCGAGGGCTTCACGCGCGCCATGGCCTACGCCCTCTTCCACACCTGGCACCCGCGAAGCGGCGCCGCGGACGTGCCAGCGGCGCCCCATGTCACGCAGGACGTGTTCTTCCGCGGGCTGGAGCGCGCGGGCCTGTGGCTCCAGGTGCCGCTCGCCCTGGCGTTGTACGCACTGGGCGGGGCGCCCTGGGTGGCCTGGGGCATCCTGGTGCGGCTGGCGCTCACCCAGGACGGCTTCTGGTGCGTCCATTACGTGAGCCACGTGGAGGGCGAGCAGCCCTACGAACTGCCGGGCTGCGCCGAACAGGGACGCAACGCCGGCTGGCTGGCGCTGCTGAGCATGGGCGAGTCGTGGCACAACACCCACCACGTCTACCCAGCCTCGGCGCAGATGGGGCTCGGGTGGCGGCAGCCGGACCCAGGCTGGTGGGCCGTGCGCGGACTGGCCGCGCTGCGGCTGGTGCATGATGTGAAGTCGCTGGCCCACCTGCCGCCGCGTCCGGGCGCACGCACGCGCCGCCCGGAGCCTCATCGAACCCGGCGCCTCTGCGTGCTCGCCCTACGCCGGGCCTGA
- a CDS encoding group II truncated hemoglobin, with amino-acid sequence MSVQLKMPTEDDWVPSPDDLPYHRLGGTDAAMALAEAFYDAMDAHEPELARLHELDAEGRVNRGTRERFGLFLAGWLGGPQDYTERHGHPRLRMRHGHLSIGVAMRDAWVRSMQRAMDARGISGGLRRFLDARFAHVADFLRNVEE; translated from the coding sequence ATGTCCGTACAACTGAAGATGCCGACTGAAGACGACTGGGTGCCGAGCCCGGATGACCTGCCGTACCACCGGCTGGGCGGCACCGACGCGGCCATGGCCCTGGCCGAGGCTTTCTACGACGCCATGGACGCCCACGAGCCGGAGCTGGCGCGCCTGCACGAACTGGACGCCGAGGGCCGGGTGAACCGCGGCACACGCGAGCGGTTCGGCTTGTTCCTCGCGGGATGGTTGGGCGGGCCGCAGGACTACACGGAGCGTCACGGCCACCCCCGACTGCGCATGCGTCATGGCCACCTGTCCATCGGCGTCGCCATGCGTGATGCGTGGGTGCGCTCCATGCAACGGGCCATGGATGCGCGGGGCATCTCCGGGGGCCTGCGCCGCTTCCTCGATGCGCGCTTCGCCCACGTGGCGGACTTCCTGCGCAACGTCGAGGAGTGA